One genomic region from Armatimonadota bacterium encodes:
- a CDS encoding tetratricopeptide repeat protein: MKRRRAVLAIVALCAIVLVGAGIVVLTGTVSVALRWTKLGRGIHFVTIIGQPKGNVSPLGSRMEVVEEWVSSNPLRWRAQITGWLEPEPTGPPWERVFVFNGDEVLLLVEQTKEYYVIDPSVTARIRGAQRPFLPQDLFLPSVEPHTTPRGKGRAIELNGEYYASVIVERDVVLPAHLFTVPRGYKRGGIVQTAQELIDAMALGWPHTLAAPEVSLPLPNLPDLEKIVKGNPRNATAHDMLAIALWVKGDLKGAEQEFARAARLNPSSPYPHNALAAMYESHGEKSRAIAELEISVALNPKEPFAWENLARLYKEAGQAQKAATASARAHALRH; encoded by the coding sequence ATGAAACGCCGAAGAGCGGTGTTGGCTATCGTGGCCCTGTGTGCTATCGTGCTGGTTGGCGCTGGTATCGTCGTGCTAACGGGTACCGTGTCTGTCGCGCTAAGGTGGACCAAGCTGGGGCGGGGTATTCACTTCGTGACGATCATCGGTCAGCCCAAGGGCAACGTATCGCCGTTGGGCTCCCGCATGGAGGTGGTTGAGGAATGGGTTTCCTCGAATCCTCTGCGATGGAGAGCTCAAATCACGGGATGGCTCGAACCGGAGCCTACGGGCCCCCCGTGGGAACGCGTCTTCGTGTTCAACGGAGATGAAGTGCTGCTGTTGGTGGAGCAGACGAAGGAGTACTACGTCATCGATCCCTCGGTCACAGCCCGGATACGCGGAGCACAGCGGCCCTTCCTGCCCCAAGACCTCTTCCTGCCGTCAGTCGAACCTCACACCACCCCCCGGGGCAAGGGACGCGCAATCGAGCTTAATGGGGAATACTATGCCTCAGTAATAGTGGAACGGGATGTGGTACTTCCGGCGCACCTGTTCACAGTGCCTCGGGGGTACAAGCGAGGTGGAATTGTACAAACGGCGCAAGAATTGATCGACGCCATGGCTCTGGGATGGCCCCACACGCTAGCTGCGCCGGAGGTTTCTCTGCCACTGCCGAACTTGCCTGACCTGGAAAAGATCGTCAAAGGGAATCCTCGGAATGCGACCGCACATGACATGCTCGCGATCGCCCTTTGGGTGAAAGGGGACCTCAAGGGCGCAGAGCAGGAATTCGCGCGGGCCGCAAGACTTAATCCCTCGTCCCCGTATCCGCACAACGCCTTGGCTGCAATGTACGAGTCGCACGGAGAGAAGTCCCGGGCCATAGCCGAATTGGAAATATCTGTCGCGCTGAATCCGAAGGAGCCGTTCGCTTGGGAGAATCTCGCTCGTCTGTACAAGGAGGCAGGGCAAGCGCAGAAGGCGGCCACAGCCTCTGCCAGGGCACATGCGTTGCGTCACTGA
- a CDS encoding HD domain-containing phosphohydrolase — MQLARNWRLVLILGIAASLPFVTWIVYLDADTAGSMMHFYYVPILVAAIFLGDVAGMVTAIAAAIFSIFPPLVLRVEPVEPLVGIFVRLCFFYALAILAARLSAQFQVRAQELSSLLSVSRAVNASHGLPEVFQTIVDKAVDLTGAKAAAISLLTPDHRHLVFEASRGFEHDPLGKPLMSLTDEQVSQAVSLRKPTLVRDSATCVVPEWRDYAQSEGIKSLACVPVIMRDRPFGVLCIYTAEPTRFRRRDIRLLEAFADQAAVAIENARLYDDVRGSYWHTVRALARAIEAKDPYTLGHSERVTEYAMRMGGQLRLPVADLDTIRFGGILHDVGKIGVAEHALNSAVALSAQDQVLTRLHPLIGKSILEPVEFLAPATDIVLYHHEHLDGSGYPEELKGDDIPPLARLVAVANAYDNLTNATAERPALDQAQAISELRRHAGTHYDPGMVDALEQVLQRED; from the coding sequence GTGCAACTGGCCCGTAACTGGCGTCTGGTTCTGATCCTGGGCATCGCTGCCAGCTTACCATTCGTCACCTGGATCGTGTATCTCGACGCCGACACCGCCGGCAGCATGATGCACTTCTACTATGTTCCCATCCTGGTGGCCGCCATCTTCCTCGGCGACGTAGCAGGCATGGTCACCGCTATCGCCGCTGCAATCTTCTCCATCTTCCCGCCGCTGGTGCTGCGGGTTGAGCCGGTTGAACCCCTGGTGGGGATATTCGTCCGTTTGTGTTTCTTCTACGCGCTGGCGATCCTGGCGGCGCGGCTGTCGGCGCAGTTCCAAGTCCGGGCGCAGGAGCTCTCGAGCTTGCTCTCGGTCAGCCGCGCGGTCAACGCCTCGCACGGCCTGCCGGAGGTTTTCCAAACCATCGTTGACAAGGCGGTGGATCTCACCGGCGCCAAGGCGGCGGCGATCTCGCTGCTGACGCCGGATCACCGTCACCTGGTTTTCGAGGCCAGCCGCGGCTTCGAGCACGACCCGCTGGGCAAGCCGTTGATGAGCCTCACCGATGAGCAGGTGTCGCAAGCGGTCTCTCTGCGCAAGCCGACCCTGGTCAGGGACAGCGCCACCTGCGTAGTGCCCGAGTGGCGCGACTACGCCCAGAGCGAGGGGATCAAGTCACTGGCATGCGTTCCCGTCATCATGCGCGATCGGCCCTTCGGCGTGCTGTGCATATATACCGCGGAGCCCACCCGATTCCGCCGCCGCGATATCCGCCTGCTGGAGGCCTTTGCCGACCAGGCGGCGGTGGCGATCGAGAACGCGCGGCTCTACGACGACGTCCGCGGCAGCTACTGGCACACCGTGCGCGCCCTTGCGCGCGCGATCGAGGCCAAGGACCCCTATACCCTGGGCCACTCCGAGCGCGTGACCGAGTACGCCATGCGCATGGGGGGCCAGTTGCGGCTCCCCGTCGCCGACCTGGACACCATCAGGTTCGGAGGCATCTTGCACGACGTCGGCAAGATCGGTGTCGCTGAGCACGCCCTCAACAGCGCGGTCGCGCTGTCAGCTCAGGACCAGGTGCTCACCCGCTTGCACCCGCTGATCGGCAAGAGCATCCTGGAGCCGGTGGAGTTCCTCGCGCCGGCGACGGACATCGTCCTCTACCACCACGAGCACCTGGACGGCAGCGGCTATCCCGAGGAGCTGAAGGGGGACGACATACCTCCGCTCGCCCGCTTGGTGGCGGTCGCCAACGCCTACGACAACCTGACCAATGCCACCGCTGAGCGGCCGGCCCTGGACCAGGCACAGGCGATCAGCGAGCTGAGGCGCCATGCCGGAACCCACTACGACCCGGGAATGGTGGATGCCCTGGAGCAAGTGCTGCAACGCGAGGATTGA